One stretch of Segatella copri DNA includes these proteins:
- a CDS encoding DUF6722 family protein, producing MDEEIGKWLLDISKYIITAYILSQMFGKDNDSWWSFIGAVLLAVLLFALGYYLIKKGKDKNKKGK from the coding sequence ATGGATGAAGAAATAGGCAAATGGCTATTAGATATATCCAAGTATATAATTACTGCTTATATCTTATCGCAAATGTTTGGTAAAGATAATGATTCCTGGTGGTCATTTATTGGTGCAGTCTTATTGGCTGTTCTATTGTTTGCATTGGGATATTATTTAATTAAAAAAGGAAAAGATAAAAATAAGAAAGGGAAGTAA
- a CDS encoding glycoside hydrolase family 13 protein — MKKIIASLVLMGSAISMNAAVNVSRIEPTDWYVGMKDASLQLMVYGKDIKNADVTVNYPGVKVDSIARLDSPNYLLVYLNLNGAKAGEMTLNFKQGKQSKKVKYVLKNREMAGDKRIGFSNEDVLYMLMPDRFANGNLKNDAFKTMRDKTCNRAEPSLRHGGDLEGIRQHLDYFNQLGVTALWFTPVLENDSPSNGKNSSYHGYATTNYYRVDPRFGTNADYKQLIDEAHKKGLKIVMDMIFNHCGFEHPWVADMPSKDWFNKPEWLAPENQTAEHQKNIGTVDGAAKVNDKYLQTSYKLTPVLDPYASKVDLTETVDGWFVPTMPDLNQRNPHVIKYLIQNSEWWIESAGIDGIRMDTYPYADRDAMAHWMKVLGEEYPHFNTVGETWVTEPAYTAAWQKDSKLSEKNSYLPTVMDFAFFDRINSAKKEETDDWWNGMNRLYNVFCYDYLYPNPKSVMAFIENHDTDRFLGEGKDTLALKQALSLLLTINRTPQLYYGTEVLMNGTKSVTDGNVRKDFPGGWAGDKHNAFTAEGRTQAENQMFNWLSRLLHWRQGNEVITKGKQTQFCPQKGVYVIARQYKGKNVMTVINGKNEANELNVSRYAEIIGSHDKATDVTNGRTVLINKNVKLRPRQSMILEF; from the coding sequence ATGAAAAAGATAATAGCTTCATTAGTGCTTATGGGTAGCGCAATAAGTATGAACGCGGCAGTTAACGTAAGCCGCATTGAACCTACCGACTGGTATGTGGGCATGAAAGATGCTTCGCTCCAGCTGATGGTGTATGGCAAGGATATCAAGAATGCCGATGTAACGGTAAACTATCCGGGTGTGAAGGTAGACAGCATCGCCCGCCTTGATTCTCCTAATTATCTCCTGGTTTATCTTAACCTCAATGGGGCAAAGGCTGGTGAGATGACCCTCAACTTCAAGCAGGGCAAACAGTCGAAGAAGGTGAAGTATGTGTTGAAGAACCGTGAGATGGCGGGCGACAAGCGCATCGGTTTCTCTAACGAGGATGTGCTCTATATGCTGATGCCAGACCGTTTTGCCAACGGCAATCTGAAGAATGATGCCTTTAAGACGATGCGTGATAAGACCTGCAACCGTGCAGAGCCTAGTCTGCGACATGGTGGCGACCTGGAGGGAATCCGCCAGCACTTGGATTATTTTAACCAGTTGGGTGTAACCGCTCTGTGGTTTACCCCGGTTTTGGAGAACGACAGTCCAAGTAACGGCAAGAACAGCAGCTATCATGGCTATGCTACCACCAATTATTATCGTGTAGACCCACGTTTCGGAACCAATGCCGATTATAAGCAGCTGATAGATGAGGCTCACAAGAAAGGTTTGAAGATTGTGATGGATATGATTTTTAACCATTGCGGCTTCGAACATCCTTGGGTTGCCGATATGCCTTCAAAGGACTGGTTTAATAAACCAGAATGGCTGGCTCCTGAAAATCAGACTGCCGAGCATCAGAAGAACATCGGTACGGTGGATGGCGCTGCTAAGGTGAACGATAAGTATCTGCAGACCAGTTATAAACTGACTCCGGTACTTGACCCATACGCCAGCAAGGTTGATCTCACAGAAACCGTAGATGGCTGGTTTGTTCCAACTATGCCTGACCTCAACCAGCGTAACCCACACGTTATCAAGTATCTGATTCAGAACAGTGAGTGGTGGATAGAGAGCGCAGGTATCGACGGCATCCGTATGGATACCTATCCTTATGCCGACCGCGATGCGATGGCACACTGGATGAAGGTGCTGGGCGAGGAGTATCCTCACTTCAATACCGTAGGCGAGACTTGGGTAACCGAACCTGCCTATACTGCAGCCTGGCAGAAGGACAGCAAACTTTCAGAGAAGAACAGCTATCTGCCAACCGTTATGGATTTCGCCTTCTTCGACCGCATCAATAGTGCAAAGAAAGAGGAGACCGATGACTGGTGGAATGGTATGAACCGTCTCTACAACGTGTTCTGCTACGACTATCTCTATCCTAATCCAAAGAGCGTAATGGCATTCATCGAGAATCATGATACCGACCGCTTCCTGGGTGAAGGCAAGGATACCCTGGCTTTGAAGCAGGCGCTGTCATTGCTTCTTACCATCAATCGCACTCCTCAGCTCTATTATGGTACAGAGGTGCTGATGAACGGTACCAAGAGCGTGACCGATGGCAATGTACGCAAGGACTTCCCTGGCGGTTGGGCTGGTGATAAGCACAATGCCTTTACAGCAGAGGGTAGAACACAGGCAGAAAACCAGATGTTCAACTGGCTCAGCCGATTATTGCATTGGCGCCAGGGCAACGAGGTTATCACCAAGGGCAAGCAGACCCAGTTCTGTCCACAGAAGGGTGTGTATGTCATTGCCCGCCAGTATAAGGGTAAGAATGTGATGACGGTTATCAACGGCAAGAACGAGGCAAACGAGCTGAATGTTTCCCGTTATGCAGAGATTATCGGTTCTCATGATAAGGCTACGGATGTTACAAATGGTCGCACCGTTCTTATCAACAAGAACGTGAAGCTCCGTCCTCGCCAGAGCATGATTCTTGAGTTCTAA